A single window of Flavobacterium sp. 140616W15 DNA harbors:
- a CDS encoding ankyrin repeat domain-containing protein, whose protein sequence is MKNSIVYLGIALVAFVNVSLASNPAKNLFVNDKTFVSVVFDSAPLNAAIRKGDIETVKKFIEYGVDVNNTSDELTPLMTAARYNKAEIIKLLLSNGADSTIKNEKGFTALKYAELSNATDAVALLKKA, encoded by the coding sequence ATGAAAAATTCAATCGTTTATTTAGGAATAGCTTTAGTAGCTTTTGTTAATGTTTCTTTAGCTTCAAATCCAGCTAAAAATTTATTTGTTAATGACAAAACTTTTGTTTCAGTAGTCTTTGATTCAGCTCCTTTGAATGCAGCTATAAGAAAAGGAGATATTGAAACAGTTAAGAAGTTTATTGAATATGGAGTAGATGTCAATAATACTTCAGACGAATTGACTCCATTAATGACTGCAGCGAGATATAATAAAGCTGAGATTATAAAACTTTTGCTATCGAATGGAGCTGATAGTACAATAAAAAATGAAAAAGGTTTTACTGCATTAAAATATGCAGAATTGTCTAATGCAACTGATGCAGTTGCACTTTTGAAAAAAGCTTAA
- a CDS encoding prolyl oligopeptidase family serine peptidase: MTKNIFVAALLIFSISGKSQNLKLDEIMKGDSFVGVQPTNQHWSLDGKKVYFDWNPNNELGLSTYFWEKGMTKPVLAQPKEAAFSQLDFKRNLTSDIVYYIDKGGLYSYSINNKISKKIFQQSNPISNLELGFEVGILFFQQNDNLFKYNAKEGTIVQISNFNSGDKKEKESNKDSFLKTQQKELFQFIRDKEAKKEWNTAKKNSVKSDFPKEYYYGKKDDFASLKVNPNGNFATFSLIEKLDVKKETMEVFITADGYNQSPETKEKVSIDNFVKTRFGIYSVAKDSVYFVNFSSLSHIQDVPKYYDSYEKLKNKEKSDKLITVQAPVYNASGSLAIAEIRSQDNKDRWLISLDLDKGTFQEIEHQHDEAWIGGPGIPSYDFDSGTLGFLSDNETIYFQSEVTGYSHLYTYNLKTKKKTQLTSGNWEVRDVILSKDKKTFYLTTNTTHPGNRNFYKLAVANGILEPILTKDGAHEVSLSPDEKTLLVRYSYKNKPWELFIGENKKNPALQQITSSTTEEFKKYQWREPEVITFKAQDGATVYARLYTPKAEKTNKAAILFVHGAGYLQNAHNYWSNYHREYMFHNMLTDLGYTVLDIDYRGSDGYGRDVRTGIYRFMGGKDLSDQIDGKKYLVDNYGIDANRVGIYGGSYGGFITLMGMLTAPGEFASGAALRSVTDWAHYNHGYTGNILNFPETDPDAYKKSSPIYFADNLKGNLLMLHGMVDDNVEYKDIVRISQRFIELGKKNWSLSSFPVEAHGFKETYSWIDEYDRILHLFNETLLKK; this comes from the coding sequence ATGACTAAAAATATCTTTGTAGCTGCTTTGTTGATTTTTTCAATATCAGGCAAAAGTCAGAACCTGAAGTTGGATGAAATCATGAAAGGGGATTCATTTGTTGGTGTTCAGCCTACAAATCAACATTGGAGTTTAGACGGAAAAAAGGTTTACTTCGATTGGAACCCTAATAATGAGCTAGGTTTAAGTACTTATTTCTGGGAAAAAGGGATGACAAAACCAGTACTTGCCCAACCAAAAGAAGCGGCTTTTTCGCAATTGGATTTTAAAAGAAACCTAACATCCGATATTGTTTATTATATAGACAAAGGAGGATTATATTCTTATTCTATAAATAATAAAATTTCAAAAAAAATATTCCAGCAATCGAATCCGATTTCTAATTTAGAACTAGGCTTTGAAGTTGGAATTTTATTTTTTCAGCAAAATGATAATTTATTTAAGTACAATGCCAAAGAAGGGACGATAGTACAAATCTCAAATTTTAATAGTGGAGATAAAAAGGAGAAAGAATCAAATAAAGATTCTTTTTTGAAAACGCAACAAAAAGAATTATTCCAATTTATTAGAGATAAGGAAGCTAAAAAAGAATGGAATACAGCTAAAAAAAATAGCGTTAAATCTGATTTTCCTAAAGAATATTACTATGGTAAAAAAGATGATTTTGCAAGTCTTAAAGTAAATCCAAACGGAAATTTTGCAACATTTAGTTTAATCGAAAAATTAGATGTTAAGAAAGAAACAATGGAAGTTTTTATCACTGCCGACGGGTATAACCAATCACCTGAGACGAAAGAAAAGGTTTCTATAGATAATTTTGTAAAGACCAGATTCGGAATATATTCAGTTGCTAAAGATTCTGTTTATTTTGTCAATTTTTCTAGTTTAAGTCATATTCAGGATGTACCAAAATATTATGATTCGTATGAAAAGCTTAAAAATAAAGAGAAGTCAGATAAACTAATAACGGTTCAAGCTCCAGTTTATAATGCAAGTGGTTCATTGGCTATAGCCGAAATAAGAAGTCAGGATAATAAAGACAGATGGCTAATTAGTCTTGATTTAGATAAGGGAACTTTTCAGGAAATAGAACATCAGCATGACGAAGCTTGGATTGGCGGACCTGGAATTCCGTCTTATGATTTTGATTCGGGAACTTTAGGATTTCTTTCGGATAACGAAACGATTTACTTTCAATCGGAAGTTACAGGATATTCACATTTGTATACCTATAATTTAAAGACTAAAAAGAAAACACAACTTACTAGTGGTAATTGGGAAGTAAGAGATGTGATTTTATCAAAAGATAAAAAGACATTTTATTTAACTACAAATACAACACATCCTGGAAATAGAAATTTCTATAAATTGGCTGTAGCCAATGGTATTTTAGAACCTATTTTAACTAAAGATGGTGCGCATGAAGTAAGTTTATCTCCAGATGAAAAAACGCTATTGGTACGTTATTCTTATAAAAACAAGCCATGGGAATTATTTATAGGAGAGAATAAAAAGAATCCTGCATTACAACAAATAACTTCTTCGACTACAGAAGAGTTTAAAAAATACCAATGGAGAGAACCAGAGGTAATCACGTTTAAAGCGCAAGACGGAGCTACTGTTTATGCGAGATTATATACTCCAAAGGCAGAAAAAACAAACAAAGCTGCTATATTATTTGTTCATGGAGCTGGGTATTTGCAAAATGCACACAATTATTGGAGCAATTATCATAGAGAATATATGTTTCATAATATGCTGACCGATTTGGGTTATACTGTTTTGGATATTGATTATAGAGGAAGTGATGGTTACGGACGTGATGTAAGAACTGGAATATACCGTTTTATGGGCGGAAAAGATTTATCGGATCAAATAGATGGAAAGAAATATCTAGTTGATAATTACGGAATCGATGCCAATAGAGTAGGGATATATGGTGGTTCTTATGGTGGTTTTATCACTTTAATGGGAATGCTTACTGCTCCGGGAGAATTTGCTTCTGGAGCAGCCTTGCGTTCTGTTACGGATTGGGCACATTACAATCATGGTTATACCGGTAATATTCTTAATTTTCCTGAAACAGATCCAGATGCATACAAAAAAAGCTCTCCAATTTATTTTGCGGATAATCTAAAAGGAAACTTATTGATGCTTCATGGTATGGTTGATGATAATGTAGAATATAAGGATATTGTACGTATTTCCCAGCGTTTTATAGAATTAGGTAAAAAAAATTGGAGCCTTTCATCATTCCCGGTAGAGGCACATGGGTTTAAAGAAACGTATTCTTGGATTGATGAATATGACAGAATCTTGCATTTATTTAATGAGACACTATTAAAAAAGTAA
- a CDS encoding phosphoribosylaminoimidazolesuccinocarboxamide synthase, which produces MSNTITTTNFNFPNQKSVYRGKVREVYNINDELLVMVATDRLSAFDVVLPKGIPYKGQILNQIATKFMELTQDIVPNWLIATPDPNVAVGHLCDPFKVEMVIRGYVSGHAAREYAAGKREICGVAMPEGLKENDKFPTPIITPTTKADNGEHDADISREAILSRGIVSEEDYLVLEKYTRALFQRGTEIAASRGLILVDTKYEFGKTKDGVIVLIDEIHTPDSSRYFYADGYQERQDKGEEQKQLSKEFVRRWLIENGFQGQEGQQIPEMNDAYIESVSERYIELYENILGEKFVKADIDNIDERIEKNVIAYLSK; this is translated from the coding sequence ATGAGCAATACAATTACAACTACTAATTTTAATTTTCCTAATCAGAAATCGGTTTATCGCGGAAAAGTTAGAGAGGTTTATAATATTAATGATGAACTTTTGGTTATGGTTGCTACTGACAGGCTTTCGGCTTTTGATGTAGTTTTACCAAAAGGGATTCCTTATAAAGGACAAATCTTAAATCAGATTGCGACAAAATTCATGGAACTTACTCAGGATATTGTTCCGAATTGGCTAATCGCAACTCCAGATCCAAATGTTGCAGTAGGTCATTTATGTGATCCATTCAAAGTAGAAATGGTAATCAGAGGATATGTTTCTGGTCATGCAGCGCGTGAATATGCGGCTGGGAAAAGAGAAATTTGTGGCGTAGCTATGCCTGAGGGATTAAAAGAAAACGATAAATTCCCAACACCTATTATTACTCCAACTACAAAGGCAGATAATGGTGAGCATGATGCAGATATTTCGCGTGAAGCCATCCTTTCAAGAGGAATTGTTTCTGAAGAAGATTATTTGGTTTTAGAAAAATATACTAGAGCATTATTTCAAAGAGGAACTGAAATTGCTGCAAGCCGCGGCTTAATTTTAGTAGATACTAAATATGAGTTTGGAAAAACTAAAGATGGAGTAATTGTTTTAATTGACGAAATTCATACACCAGATTCTTCTCGTTATTTTTATGCTGACGGATACCAAGAAAGACAAGATAAAGGAGAAGAGCAAAAACAATTATCTAAAGAATTTGTACGTCGTTGGTTAATCGAAAATGGATTTCAAGGACAAGAAGGACAACAAATTCCAGAGATGAACGATGCTTATATTGAATCTGTATCGGAGCGTTATATCGAATTATATGAGAATATTCTAGGAGAAAAATTCGTTAAAGCCGATATTGATAATATTGACGAACGTATCGAAAAGAATGTAATAGCTTATTTAAGTAAATAA
- a CDS encoding SRPBCC family protein, translated as MNVIKKIILGILSIVMLGLIVALFLPNEYHVEREVTINKPKDSVFNYIKYLKNQHNFSVWSRLDPAMRKTFSGTDGTIGAIAGWDSNDKNVGKGEQEIKKIIPGERLEYELRFEAPMQSTDTAYMTTEEITPTQTKVKWGFDGRSPYPMNLMLAFMNIDQMLGEQLETGLQNLKIIQEGPQ; from the coding sequence ATGAATGTTATTAAAAAAATTATTCTCGGGATTTTAAGTATCGTAATGTTAGGATTAATAGTAGCTTTATTTTTACCAAATGAATATCATGTAGAAAGAGAAGTTACTATCAACAAGCCAAAAGACAGTGTTTTTAACTATATAAAGTATTTAAAAAACCAACACAATTTTAGCGTATGGTCCAGATTAGACCCTGCAATGAGAAAAACGTTTTCTGGTACTGATGGAACAATTGGTGCAATCGCTGGCTGGGATAGCAATGATAAAAACGTTGGCAAAGGAGAACAAGAAATAAAAAAAATTATTCCTGGTGAACGATTGGAATATGAATTACGTTTTGAGGCTCCTATGCAATCTACTGATACCGCTTATATGACAACCGAAGAAATTACTCCAACACAAACTAAAGTAAAATGGGGATTTGATGGTCGATCTCCTTATCCTATGAATTTAATGCTTGCGTTTATGAATATAGATCAAATGCTTGGGGAGCAACTTGAAACTGGTCTTCAAAATTTAAAAATTATTCAAGAAGGTCCACAATAA
- a CDS encoding ankyrin repeat domain-containing protein, producing MKKTIVFLGVAFMALTPVVQASSRSTSFKLLNTEKNIVQGYDRSPLNVAISKGDIETVKKFIEYGANVNKVLDGMSPLMAAARYNKVEIMKFLVSKGAEVETENENGYTALKYAEVSKAKEAIAFLKAILKK from the coding sequence ATGAAAAAAACAATCGTTTTTTTAGGAGTGGCTTTTATGGCTTTAACTCCCGTAGTCCAAGCTTCAAGTAGAAGTACAAGTTTTAAATTATTAAATACTGAAAAAAATATCGTACAAGGATATGATCGAAGTCCTCTTAATGTTGCAATTAGCAAAGGAGATATAGAAACAGTAAAGAAATTTATAGAATATGGTGCGAATGTCAATAAAGTACTAGACGGGATGTCTCCGTTGATGGCTGCAGCACGTTATAATAAAGTTGAAATTATGAAATTTCTTGTGTCTAAAGGTGCTGAAGTTGAGACTGAAAACGAGAATGGGTACACAGCATTGAAGTATGCAGAAGTATCAAAAGCAAAAGAAGCTATTGCTTTTTTAAAAGCTATTCTAAAAAAATAA
- a CDS encoding FAD:protein FMN transferase has product MSVNKNFIQQLLFLFVLTSSFYSNAQVLRKRTTLLMGSRFDITIVAKDSLTAEQNIDASIAEITRIENLISDWKSDSQVSEVSQNSGIRPVKVDREVFELTQRAIRLSEITNGGFDISFAAMDRIWKFDGSMTEMPTEENIKKSVEKVGYKNIILDSVNSTIFLKLKGMKLGFGALGEGYAADKCRDMMLAKGIKAGIINGSGDMSTWGSQPNGTPWKIGITNPFNPEKLLATVPLEQEAVTTSGSYEKFVVFDGKRYSHIINPATGYPATGLCSVTIFGSNAETANGLSTSIMVLGQTEGLLLLKKFPDYSCLMITDKGKVIKSENFRLKKFKAKFH; this is encoded by the coding sequence ATGTCAGTTAATAAAAATTTCATACAGCAACTTTTGTTTCTTTTTGTACTAACTAGTAGCTTTTATAGCAATGCGCAAGTTTTACGAAAAAGAACTACGCTCCTTATGGGAAGTCGTTTTGACATCACAATTGTTGCAAAAGATTCTCTTACTGCTGAGCAAAATATTGATGCATCTATTGCTGAAATTACACGAATTGAGAATTTAATTTCAGATTGGAAATCAGATTCTCAAGTTTCTGAAGTAAGTCAAAATTCAGGAATTCGACCTGTAAAAGTAGATCGTGAAGTTTTTGAGTTGACGCAAAGAGCAATCCGTTTATCAGAAATAACAAATGGTGGATTTGATATCAGTTTTGCTGCCATGGACAGAATCTGGAAATTTGACGGATCAATGACTGAAATGCCAACGGAGGAAAATATTAAAAAATCGGTAGAAAAAGTGGGGTATAAAAATATCATTTTAGACTCCGTAAATTCTACTATATTCCTAAAACTAAAAGGAATGAAATTAGGATTTGGTGCACTTGGAGAAGGTTATGCCGCTGACAAGTGTCGCGATATGATGCTGGCAAAAGGTATCAAAGCTGGAATCATAAATGGATCAGGAGATATGAGTACTTGGGGAAGTCAACCAAATGGAACTCCATGGAAAATAGGAATTACCAATCCGTTTAATCCTGAAAAACTCTTAGCTACTGTACCTTTAGAACAAGAAGCTGTAACAACTTCTGGAAGCTATGAAAAATTTGTTGTTTTTGATGGTAAACGCTATTCTCACATCATAAACCCTGCAACTGGATATCCTGCAACTGGCTTATGCAGTGTAACAATTTTTGGTTCTAATGCCGAAACGGCAAATGGTTTAAGTACTTCTATAATGGTACTCGGACAAACAGAAGGTTTACTCTTACTTAAAAAATTCCCAGATTACAGCTGTCTAATGATTACTGATAAAGGAAAAGTTATAAAGTCTGAAAACTTCCGTCTTAAAAAATTCAAAGCTAAATTTCACTAA
- a CDS encoding DUF1801 domain-containing protein, with translation MQSSAKTIEEYLSSLPEERKLSFLKLRETILNNIPKGFTEELSYGMLGYLVPHSIYPAGYHCNPKLPLPFINIASQKNFIALYHMGIYAKPELLEWFVTEYPKHSKQKLDMGKSCIRFKKMDDIPYDLIAALVQKMSVTEWINCYETQLKKSK, from the coding sequence ATGCAATCGTCAGCCAAAACAATCGAAGAATATTTATCATCACTTCCTGAAGAAAGAAAGCTTTCTTTTCTTAAACTTCGTGAAACAATACTTAATAATATTCCTAAAGGATTTACTGAAGAATTGAGCTATGGAATGTTAGGTTATCTTGTACCTCATTCTATTTATCCAGCAGGTTATCATTGTAATCCTAAACTGCCTTTACCATTTATAAATATAGCATCTCAAAAAAACTTTATAGCGTTGTACCATATGGGAATTTATGCAAAACCAGAATTACTAGAATGGTTTGTTACTGAATATCCTAAACACAGCAAACAAAAACTGGATATGGGAAAAAGTTGCATTCGTTTTAAAAAGATGGATGATATTCCTTATGATCTAATAGCAGCGCTTGTACAAAAAATGTCTGTTACCGAATGGATTAATTGCTATGAAACACAGCTTAAAAAATCAAAATAA
- a CDS encoding M42 family metallopeptidase encodes MSTKSILNDSSITFLESYLNNASPTGYESDGQKIWMDYLKPYVDTFITDTYGTAVGVINPDAPYKVVIEGHADEISWYVNYITDDGLIYVIRNGGSDHQIAPSKRVNIHTKNGIVKGVFGWPAIHTRLRDKEETPKISNIFIDLGCETKEQVEKMGVHVGCVITYPDEFMILNENKFVCRAIDNRMGGFMIAEVARLLHENKVKLPFGLYITNSVQEEVGLRGAEMITKTIKPNVAIVTDVCHDSTTPMIEKKIEGDTKIGLGPVITYAPAVQNNLRELIIDAAEANKIPFQRLASSRVTGTDTDAFAYSNGGVASALISLPLRYMHTTVEMVHRDDVENVIKLIYESLLKIENEETFSYFK; translated from the coding sequence ATGAGTACAAAATCAATCTTAAATGATAGTTCGATTACCTTTTTAGAAAGCTATCTTAATAATGCATCCCCAACTGGCTACGAAAGTGATGGTCAAAAAATATGGATGGATTATTTAAAACCTTATGTTGATACTTTTATTACCGATACATATGGAACTGCTGTAGGAGTTATAAATCCAGATGCTCCATATAAAGTCGTTATTGAGGGACATGCAGATGAAATTTCATGGTATGTAAATTATATCACTGATGATGGATTAATATATGTAATAAGAAATGGTGGATCAGATCATCAGATTGCTCCATCAAAAAGAGTTAATATTCATACTAAAAACGGAATCGTTAAAGGTGTTTTTGGATGGCCAGCAATTCATACAAGATTACGCGATAAGGAAGAAACTCCAAAAATCAGCAATATTTTTATTGATTTAGGTTGTGAAACCAAAGAACAAGTTGAGAAAATGGGCGTTCATGTAGGTTGTGTTATTACCTATCCTGATGAATTTATGATCTTAAACGAAAACAAATTTGTTTGTCGCGCCATCGACAACCGAATGGGAGGTTTTATGATCGCCGAAGTAGCTCGTTTATTACATGAAAATAAAGTAAAACTTCCGTTTGGATTATACATCACAAACTCGGTTCAAGAAGAAGTTGGATTACGTGGTGCCGAAATGATTACCAAAACCATTAAACCTAATGTAGCTATTGTTACTGATGTTTGTCACGATTCGACAACTCCAATGATTGAAAAGAAAATTGAAGGAGATACAAAAATTGGTTTAGGACCAGTTATTACTTACGCTCCAGCAGTTCAAAATAATCTACGTGAACTTATAATTGATGCAGCAGAAGCTAACAAAATTCCGTTTCAACGTTTAGCGTCTTCTCGTGTTACTGGTACAGATACCGATGCATTTGCATATAGTAATGGTGGTGTTGCTTCTGCATTAATTTCGCTTCCGCTAAGATACATGCATACTACTGTAGAAATGGTTCACCGTGATGATGTTGAGAATGTAATTAAATTGATCTACGAATCATTGTTGAAAATTGAAAATGAAGAGACTTTTTCATATTTCAAATAA
- a CDS encoding ankyrin repeat domain-containing protein codes for MKKSIIYLGVALVTFTNVALASDYKPFNSNTYISVDVNPLNTAICKGDIETVKKLLENGARINKFSGGLTPLMTAARYNKVEIIHLLLSKGANPHITADNGYNALKFAEVSKAVDAVAILEKY; via the coding sequence ATGAAAAAATCAATCATCTATTTAGGAGTAGCTTTAGTTACTTTTACAAATGTTGCACTAGCCTCAGATTATAAACCATTTAATTCTAACACGTATATCAGTGTTGATGTTAATCCTTTAAATACTGCCATTTGTAAAGGGGATATAGAAACGGTTAAAAAACTTTTAGAAAACGGCGCAAGAATAAATAAGTTCTCAGGAGGTTTAACTCCATTAATGACTGCCGCTCGTTATAACAAAGTTGAAATCATTCATCTCTTACTTTCTAAAGGAGCTAATCCTCATATTACTGCCGATAATGGGTATAATGCCTTAAAATTTGCAGAAGTTTCAAAAGCTGTAGATGCTGTAGCAATTTTAGAAAAATATTAG